The following proteins come from a genomic window of Pichia kudriavzevii chromosome 1, complete sequence:
- a CDS encoding uncharacterized protein (PKUD0A05810; similar to Saccharomyces cerevisiae YOL076W (MDM20); ancestral locus Anc_3.130), whose product MLTGFKFIDAAIDAGNFTLALNLVNKRIKEQPNSSHNLACKCFVLANASLSANSKVTTDEALIECLALAKKTPSDPKTISLLTSAFKLLDYKPNEDLFESAIRKYQTPTLAYEWFKQTVNDNDLVGMQKATMSLSKCFKVDAENGRTMKLWAAATMVLVITCCTDKERLPNGKDKLLAMLGLKIIESVEAVGNKPLNAQEMYVKAHLLLRNGDFEKCLEELKSFLSKELDLELLMIYYQELEKHEMWEELYRMTTYYVCHIGTDDWDSWKLAIKSAKKLNKSSEIKEIIENYKPGRNSQLAKIYVVDDDDIEGKQRGFENYLSRFMNKLSLYLDLKKFLENGFIPKDKILDSLNTEYNKRDLASVVKGERKSNADDLNCLVNYIKIKSLIDPQIFLEKSFFKECCQYYEVTKHLLNNLEEYDYFAGFEFLILSIRSYLRITKSSENQTFLNLIIILENAICKNKFEFHLQLWLAKFYLNTNIYSPLNRIYDSLKIKNVQIDTLSPYFMNHRATRCRKDDRINKLLDFYHHNVAMELPPMVMNCFEMGTYSKLKGFIEFKLRAENSIVHYELVVEAIQHARLTGDNLALDSITGEYVPILKHSYKTMILEGSDIDLQLHDNIDRKIMWNCGDHKADEHTKSLIDAPLSKLYDKKYVEIITLRELIIYDQHSRVWCDYKKRFLESLKNTETLSMFSEIEITCLNVLAWLLRGCEGSSPVFGEAPSNPLDASFNHYYMSIQDFDCVLTTLVKLSRPVSFFGEKKMRNKVVDVQKVVKSLMRKIDRTEILTCTKLSIKEAKDASIEWFANDEYGQSFNLPSYMIDQCYRSFETDVMKAIKEI is encoded by the coding sequence ATGCTTACTGgcttcaaatttattgatgctGCAATAGATGCAGGCAACTTTACGCTTGCCCTTAATTTAGTaaataaaagaatcaaagaGCAGCCAAATTCGTCCCACAATTTGGCCTGTAAGTGTTTTGTTTTAGCCAATGCCAGTTTAAGTGCCAATTCAAAAGTGACTACAGATGAAGCATTGATAGAATGTCTTGCGCTAGCTAAGAAAACTCCTTCGGatccaaaaacaataaGCTTGTTAACCTCTGCCTTCAAATTGCTCGATTACAAACCGAATGAAGATTTGTTTGAATCTGCAATCAGAAAGTACCAAACACCAACACTAGCCTATGAATGGTTCAAACAAACCGTGAATGATAATGACCTTGTTGGTATGCAAAAGGCTACTATGTCTTTATCCAAATGCTTCAAAGTGGATGCAGAAAATGGTAGAACAATGAAATTATGGGCGGCCGCAACGATGGTCTTGGTAATAACTTGTTGTACAGACAAGGAAAGACTTCCGAATGGAAAGGATAAGTTGCTAGCAATGCTAGGATtaaaaattattgaaagtGTAGAGGCAGTTGGAAACAAACCACTTAATGCTCAAGAAATGTACGTAAAGGCCCATCTACTTTTGAGAAACggtgattttgaaaaatgtctGGAAGAATTGAAATCCTTTCTTTCAAAGGAACTGGATTTGGAGTTGCTGATGATATATTATCAGGAACTGGAAAAACATGAAATGTGGGAAGAATTGTATCGGATGACCACTTATTATGTGTGTCACATTGGTACAGATGATTGGGATTCATGGAAGTTGGCTATAAAATCTGCCAAAAAGTTGAATAAATCCTCGGAGATAAaggaaatcattgaaaactatAAGCCAGGTAGAAATAGTCAGCTAGCTAAGATTTATGTCgtggatgatgatgatattgaggGAAAACAGAGAGGTTTCGAAAATTATCTTTCTCGGTTTATGAATAAATTGTCTTTGTATTTGGACCTCAAGAAGTTTTTAGAGAATGGATTTATTCCAAAGGACAAAATATTGGATTCCTTAAATACTGAATATAACAAGAGAGATTTAGCCTCAGTTGTGAAGGGAGAGAGGAAATCGAATGCTGATGACTTAAATTGCCTCGTGAATTACATAAAGATTAAGAGCCTTATCGACCCCCAAATATTCCTGGAAAAGtcatttttcaaggaaTGTTGCCAATATTATGAAGTTACAAAACATCTATTGAATAATTTAGAAGAGTATGATTATTTTGCaggttttgaatttctcattttaTCTATCCGCTCCTACTTAAGGATAACCAAATCTTCTGAGAATCAAACTTTCTTGAACTTGATAATTATTCTAGAAAATGCTATTTGTAAAAACAAATTTGAGTTCCATCTTCAATTGTGGCTAGCAAAATTTTACCTAAATACAAATATTTATTCTCCATTAAATCGAATCTATGATTCGTTGAAAATTAAGAATGTTCAAATTGACACATTGAGTCCGTATTTCATGAACCATAGGGCCACCAGATGCCGTAAAGACGATAGAATTAACAAACTGCTTGATTTCTACCATCATAATGTGGCTATGGAATTGCCCCCTATGGTAATGAATTGCTTTGAAATGGGTACTTATAGCAAACTTAAGGGGTTTATTGAATTCAAGCTAAGAGctgaaaattcaattgtTCACTACGAGCTAGTTGTTGAAGCCATTCAACATGCTCGGTTGACTGGTGATAATCTTGCACTAGATTCCATTACTGGTGAATACGTTCCAATTTTGAAGCATTCGTACAAGACGATGATTTTGGAAGGTTCAGATATTGATTTGCAATTGCACGATAACATTGATAGAAAAATCATGTGGAACTGTGGTGACCATAAAGCTGATGAACATACAAAGTCTTTAATAGACGCTCCCCTGAGCAAATTATACGATAAAAAGTACGTTGAAATCATTACTTTGCGGGAATTAATTATCTATGATCAGCACAGTCGTGTCTGGTGTGATTATAAGAAGAGATTCTTGGAATCTCTCAAGAACACGGAAACGCTATCAATGTTCTCTGAGATTGAAATCACATGCCTCAATGTTCTAGCATGGCTATTACGCGGATGCGAAGGCTCTTCACCAGTATTTGGCGAAGCACCATCTAACCCATTAGATGCGTCTTTTAATCATTATTATATGTCTATCCAAGACTTTGATTGTGTTCTTACAACTCTCGTAAAGCTCAGTAGACCAGTTAGTTTCTTTGGCGAGAAAAAGATGCGCAATAAAGTAGTAGATGTTCAAAAAGTTgtcaaatcattgatgCGTAAAATTGACAGAACTGAAATATTAACATGCACGAAGCTAAGTATCAAAGAGGCGAAGGATGCAAGTATTGAATGGTTTGCCAACGATGAATATGGTCAGTCGTTTAATCTCCCAAGTTATATGATTGACCAATGCTACAGGAGTTTTGAAACTGACGTGATGAAGGCAATCAAGGAAATCTAA
- a CDS encoding uncharacterized protein (PKUD0A05820; similar to Saccharomyces cerevisiae YOL097C (WRS1); ancestral locus Anc_3.97), which yields MAEEITQGTADIKLETEQKITPWEVEGAVVDGEAQGIDYDKLITQFGTKRIGEETLARFKEVTGHDPHHFMKKGLFFSERDFNRILDMYEHGEPFFLYTGRGPSSDSMHLGHMIPFLFTKWLQDVFDVPLVIELTDDEKFLFKPKLTIDDVKKFAKDNAKDIIAVGFNPENTFIFSDLEYMNPSFYETVVRVSRQITTSTARAVFGFQDSDCIGKLHFASIQIATAFPSSFPDVLGLPPKTPCLIPCAIDQDPYFRVCRDVADKLKFSKPSLIHSRFFPALQGSSTKMSASDENTAIFMTDTPKQIQKKINKYAFSGGQVTVEDHRRLGGNPDVDVAYQYLSFFKDDDSMLKETYDAYKRGDLLSGELKKLSIEVLQEFVKGFQERRAKVDQETLDSFMKPHKLVWGKKDRLVPAKERVKKEKAKK from the coding sequence ATGGCTGAAGAAATCACCCAAGGAACAGCTGACATCAAACTTGAGACCGAACAAAAGATCACTCCATGGGAGGTTGAAGGAGCCGTCGTTGACGGTGAAGCCCAAGGTATCGACTACGACAAGCTTATTACCCAATTTGGTACTAAAAGAATTGGTGAAGAAACTCTAGCAAGATTCAAGGAAGTTACCGGCCATGATCCCCACCATTTTATGAAGAAGGGTCTATTCTTCTCCGAAAGAGACTTTAACAGAATTCTCGATATGTATGAGCATGGCGaaccattttttctttatactGGTAGGGGACCTTCCTCAGATTCAATGCATTTGGGCCACATGATTCCATTTTTGTTCACCAAATGGTTGCAGGATGTTTTTGATGTTCCATTGGTTATTGAATTGactgatgatgaaaaatttttgttCAAGCCAAAACTCACCATCGACGATGTCAAGAAATTTGCAAAGGACAATGCAAAGGACATTATTGCAGTTGGCTTCAACCCTGAAAACACCTTCATTTTCTCGGATTTGGAATACATGAACCCATCATTCTATGAAACGGTTGTTCGTGTTTCTAGACAAATCACAACCTCTACTGCCCGTGCAGTATTCGGATTCCAAGACTCAGATTGTATCGGTAAGTTGCATTTTGCTTCTATTCAAATTGCAACTGCATTTccatcttcttttcctgATGTTCTAGGGTTACCACCAAAAACACCTTGTTTAATCCCCTGTGCAATCGATCAGGACCCTTACTTCCGTGTTTGTCGTGACGTTGCagataaattgaaattCTCTAAACCTTCACTTATACACTCACGTTTTTTTCCAGCCTTACAAGGATCTTCTACAAAGATGTCTGCATCTGATGAAAACACAGCCATTTTCATGACAGATACCCCAAAGCAAATCCAAAAGAAGATCAATAAGTATGCCTTCTCTGGTGGCCAGGTCACTGTTGAAGACCATAGGAGACTAGGTGGTAACCCTGACGTTGATGTTGCCTACCAATATCTgtctttcttcaaagacGATGATTCTATGTTGAAGGAAACATATGATGCTTATAAAAGGGGTGACCTTTTATCAggtgaattgaaaaaactatCCATTGAGGTCCTGCAAGAATTTGTCAAGGGTTTCCAAGAAAGGCGTGCCAAGGTTGATCAAGAAACTCTTGACAGCTTTATGAAGCCTCACAAGCTAGTCTGGGGTAAAAAGGATAGATTAGTTCCTGCTAAAGAAAGAGTTAAGAAAGAGAAGGCAAAGAAATAA
- a CDS encoding uncharacterized protein (PKUD0A05830; similar to Saccharomyces cerevisiae YBR036C (CSG2); ancestral locus Anc_3.227) has protein sequence MSVVGTAANRRLSDAHGPALMPTVNGGSWGAQNRAFNHELNNGLGCDYSYGYGFSYIKVVFVIILFLVSLISFVTQTELTSMLYSSYEFNEPMLLLFLTHGTWWALWPLQFISIASYKTIRRFVMHILGYEDLGGKKWKGFRRAFASSVKAQHRNIFHTAELTTETNKPDYEVIYRNPKKSFRYYSEFFHSEAFKHLFIMSACLSIILNVAGSTWYISMSLSTGSDVTAIYNCSAFTAYVFAIPLLREKFSWIKANSVVTAVVGVIVVAYTGAKDLSDGSNYYPHRLLGNLIIFLGAILYGLYEVLYKKWCCPPSEVVSARRQATFSNFIMCLIGIATCITMGVCMLVIHVSGLHRFHIPTESNAVLIMLLSVFSNHIFSVCFLGLMSLTSPVFSSVASLLTILIVGIFEWSFRGVFITIYQVGGYILIMVGFSLLTYASWNEITQQDNDDEYITDSESTYSSSSSQHA, from the coding sequence ATGAGTGTTGTTGGAACTGCTGCAAATAGGAGGCTCTCTGACGCCCATGGCCCGGCGCTTATGCCGACTGTCAATGGAGGGAGTTGGGGCGCACAAAATAGAGCGTTCAATCACGAACTAAATAACGGACTTGGTTGTGATTATAGTTATGGTTATGGATTCTCTTATATTAAGGTTGTCTTTGTtatcattttgtttcttgtaTCCTTGATCAGCTTTGTCACTCAGACAGAGTTGACCAGTATGCTCTACTCCTCGTATGAGTTCAACGAGCCAatgctgttgctgtttctGACGCATGGCACCTGGTGGGCCCTCTGGCCCTTACAATTCATTTCGATTGCCTCCTACAAGACCATTAGGAGGTTTGTAATGCATATACTGGGGTACGAAGATTTGGGTGGTAAAAAATGGAAGGGCTTTAGACGGGCTTTTGCAAGCTCCGTTAAGGCCCAGCACCGAAACATCTTCCATACTGCAGAACTAACAACAGAAACTAACAAACCAGATTATGAGGTCATTTACAGAAACCCAAAGAAGAGCTTCAGATACTACTCTGAATTTTTCCATTCAGAGGCATTCAAACACCTCTTCATAATGTCCGCATGCTTGTCCATTATCTTAAATGTTGCTGGGTCAACGTGGTATATCTCCATGTCCTTATCGACGGGGAGTGATGTCACTGCTATTTACAACTGCAGTGCATTTACAGCATACGTCTTTGCAATTCCATTACTCAGAGAAAAGTTTTCATGGATCAAGGCAAACTCCGTCGTAACAGCCGTTGTTGGCGTCATAGTGGTGGCGTACACCGGTGCCAAAGACCTCTCTGATGGGTCCAACTACTACCCCCATCGTCTCTTGGGTAACCTCATCATTTTTCTAGGTGCAATTCTATATGGGCTCTATGAAGTCCTTTACAAGAAATGGTGTTGTCCTCCATCGGAAGTGGTGAGTGCAAGAAGACAAGCCACTTTTTCGAACTTCATCATGTGTCTGATCGGTATTGCCACTTGCATTACCATGGGTGTTTGCATGTTGGTTATTCATGTCTCCGGGTTACACCGGTTTCATATCCCAACCGAAAGTAATGCTGTACTGATAATGCTACTCAGTGTCTTCTCTAATCACATTTTCAGCGTTTGTTTCCTAGGATTGATGTCCTTGACCTCTCCTGTCTTTTCTTCGGTGGCCTCCTTATTGACCATATTGATTGTTGGAATCTTTGAGTGGTCATTTAGAGGAGTCTTTATCACAATCTACCAGGTGGGTGGTTACATACTGATCATGGTTGGATTCTCCCTGCTGACATATGCCTCCTGGAATGAAATCACCCAACAGGACAATGACGATGAATACATCACTGATAGTGAATCTACCTACAGCTCGTCCAGTTCTCAACACGCATAG
- a CDS encoding uncharacterized protein (PKUD0A05840; Pfam Domains: Zn_clus(1.5e-08)), whose translation MQYWLGVGFFPFLLLFFFSISVSRYHLCFTIPLVFHDTISFLRYHKCILFVSLQHWGEKQTIKLQMVDSKAEEEKAKPKKTKSRTGCVTCKRRRLKCDEAKPYCQNCIKRGIVCGGYAVNFKWREFSESCGTLKKSKKTTEVKTIDGVREEQNSESHHTETTNLQKALEDATFSVTGKSAQEIAIANVLISKGKNPHLASEIANAISGISDFSDIDSLTQIHLKSLEEANRKHHKVQDKSIPQAAEIVSIPRTQDSQSADGNGNNTRSLSTPTIGSPLGDDPPKPLSTSKTSISSILTKDSPINLFKDVPSPQQYPRSPNITGMFLPYQQSIGEQHQIFTSLSNVNTPKFLEDMDPGQYMKFSPLNLETFAEMSPRYIVRSGNPLHSLSPSFSGELNMKHTDSSTSTISQAQTAPLTLLDSASPVFTGETPKFSNFSNPGSPFFPQLLNLPNSVEQTEEDKTEDKVLREVNDRTEQCYQLAHYTSPGSDIAGTPNNQTMFPHLSGQNIRSLHIADEHLTTLLAFDQHTCGIMSIKNGPTENPWRTYLLPMSQSHPVVRNALLAMTSFHIARGDSNIRARGMKYMKEAIVSLVHGLSSDNKDVTDKTPPDVALATCIALAMGEAWDRQTTTGIAHLKGAKSMIAKVLDKFEVKRPSRKRALSIGSSSSQYLEEMDSTKDLLPHSKRKMSRELQFLVNAWIYFDVLARMSSGEEYYNDEEVLFEEIRSTSPESEKNIDSPNLTMKRSKSGSFSSIKRMKLERKQKNKPDSAQIIKKYRSLNLEEGDLIDPLLGVAQTLFPIIDEVATLIGQVRSYKSQAGASPTDKSCKNCNPIKTPLRMISHTVELKSAIEHWKIPQIPHSGSFYSEDPNFDLNAAVATAEAYRYATLLYLHQTVPEVPSPTSHSLAENVMMLLASIPSSSRTLVTHMFPLFVASCEAKVGEEREWATERWNELTEKMWLGTINRAWEVVKEVWARKDSLKEKKRNKFVESDSNDQEESSQEYNKVKRRISVAIHGDDESHDDDIESFVGSWSHWTTVMKEWGWEILLA comes from the coding sequence ATGCAGTACTGGTTGGGAGTGGggttttttccatttctattattgtttttcttttccattaGTGTTTCACGATACCATTTGTGTTTTACGATACCATTAGTGTTTCACGATACCATTAGTTTCTTACGATACCATAAGtgtattttgtttgtttcaTTACAGCATTGGGGAGAGAAACAAACTATTaaacttcaaatggtgGATTCAAAAgccgaagaagaaaaggcCAAGCCAAAGAAGACCAAGTCGAGAACCGGATGTGTTACTTGTAAAAGGAGAAGGTTAAAATGCGACGAGGCCAAACCGTACTGTCAGAACTGTATTAAGCGAGGAATAGTCTGTGGTGGATATGCGGTGAATTTTAAATGGAGAGAGTTTTCTGAATCTTGTGGAACTTTaaaaaagagtaaaaaGACTACTGAGGTGAAGACAATAGATGGAGTCAGAGAAGAGCAAAACAGTGAATCACATCATACGGAAACTACCAATTTACAGAAGGCACTGGAAGATGCAACGTTTTCAGTGACGGGGAAGTCAGCACAAGAAATTGCAATTGCTAACGTCCTCATCTCCAAGGGGAAAAACCCCCATTTGGCCTCCGAAATCGCTAACGCAATCAGTGGGATATCCGATTTCAGTGATATCGACTCTTTAACTCAAATACACTTGAAATCTCTTGAAGAGGCCAACAGGAAACACCATAAAGTCCAAGATAAATCCATTCCTCAAGCTGCCGAGATTGTTAGCATCCCCAGAACACAAGATTCCCAAAGTGCCGATGGAAATGGCAATAACACTAGGTCTCTTAGTACTCCCACAATCGGTTCTCCATTGGGTGATGATCCACCGAAACCTCTTTCAACATCTAAaacatcaatatcttccaTATTGACTAAGGATTCGCCAATAAATCTTTTTAAAGATGTACCATCTCCGCAACAATATCCGAGGTCCCCAAATATTACTGGTATGTTTTTGCCATACCAGCAAAGTATAGGCGAACAGCACCAGATCTTTACCTCATTGTCTAATGTAAATACACCCAAATTCCTTGAAGACATGGACCCTGGCCAATATATGAAGTTTTCACCAttaaatttggaaacttttGCAGAAATGTCCCCCAGATACATTGTTCGATCTGGGAACCCACTACATTCGTTATCACCATCTTTTAGCGGTGAACTGAACATGAAACATACCGACTCGTCtacttcaacaatttctcaGGCCCAAACAGCCCCTCTCACTCTTTTGGACTCAGCATCCCCAGTGTTTACAGGCGAAACTCCCAAGTTTTCTAACTTCTCAAATCCTGGTTCTCCCTTTTTCCCACAGTTGCTAAACCTTCCTAATAGTGTTGAACAAACCGAAGAGGATAAAACCGAAGATAAAGTTTTGAGGGAAGTTAATGACAGGACAGAACAATGCTACCAGTTGGCTCACTACACATCTCCCGGGTCTGATATTGCTGGAACACCCAATAACCAGACTATGTTCCCGCATTTAAGCGGTCAAAACATACGATCATTGCACATAGCAGATGAACACCTAACAACGTTACTTGCGTTTGACCAGCACACATGTGGTATAATGTCTATCAAAAATGGACCTACAGAAAACCCATGGAGAACATACCTTTTGCCAATGTCCCAGAGTCATCCAGTTGTGAGAAATGCGTTACTTGCGATGACATCGTTTCACATCGCAAGAGGCGATTCAAATATAAGAGCACGCGGAATGAAGTATATGAAAGAGGCCATTGTTTCTTTAGTCCATGGGTTAAGCTCGGACAATAAAGACGTAACAGATAAAACACCACCCGATGTGGCTCTTGCTACATGCATAGCATTGGCGATGGGAGAAGCTTGGGACAGACAAACAACCACTGGTATTGCGCATTTGAAAGGTGCAAAGAGTATGATTGCAAAAGTGTTAGATAAGTTTGAAGTTAAAAGACCGAGTCGTAAGAGAGCATTGAGTATAGGTAGTTCTTCCAGTCAGTATTTAGAGGAAATGGATTCAACTAAAGATTTGTTACCACATtcgaaaaggaaaatgtCACGTGAGCTACAATTTTTAGTTAATGCTTGGATTTACTTTGATGTATTGGCTAGAATGTCTAGTGGTGAGGAGTATTATAACGATGAAGAAGTGCTGTTTGAAGAGATCAGATCAACTTCACCGGAAAGCGAAAAAAACATTGACAGCCCAAACCTTACTATGAAGCGGTCAAAAAGCGGcagtttttcatcaatcaaaCGAATGAAGttggaaagaaaacagaaaaacAAACCAGACAGTGCtcaaataatcaaaaaatacaggAGCTTAAATCTAGAAGAGGGTGATTTAATTGACCCCTTGCTAGGTGTAGCCCAAACACTATTCCCAATAATCGATGAAGTTGCAACCTTGATTGGTCAAGTTCGTAGCTATAAGTCTCAAGCGGGAGCATCACCAACTGATAAATCTTGTAAAAATTGCAACCCAATCAAAACACCGCTTCGAATGATATCACATACCGTTGAGTTGAAGTCAGCAATTGAGCATTGGAAAATACCCCAGATACCACATTCCGGATCCTTTTATAGTGAAGACCCAAactttgatttgaatgCTGCCGTGGCAACTGCAGAGGCATACAGATACGCAACTCTTTTATATTTACACCAAACAGTTCCTGAAGTGCCTAGTCCTACCTCACACAGTTTAGCCGAAAATGTAATGATGTTATTGGCTAGTATTCCAAGTTCATCTAGAACTTTGGTTACACACATGTTCCCCCTTTTTGTTGCATCATGTGAAGCAAAGGTAGGCGAGGAGAGAGAGTGGGCCACCGAGAGGTGGAACGAATTGACTGAGAAGATGTGGCTAGGTACAATAAATCGTGCATGGGAAGTAGTTAAGGAAGTGTGGGCCAGAAAAGATTCgttgaaagagaaaaaacgAAACAAATTCGTCGAATCAGACTCAAACGACCAGGAAGAGAGCAGTCAAGAGTATAATAAGGttaaaagaagaataagCGTTGCTATACATGGCGATGATGAATCTCATGACGACGACATTGAAAGTTTTGTAGGAAGTTGGTCTCACTGGACCACTGTAATGAAAGAATGGGGATGGGAGATTTTGCTGGCCTGA
- a CDS encoding uncharacterized protein (PKUD0A05850; similar to Saccharomyces cerevisiae YOR069W (VPS5) and YKR078W (YKR078W); ancestral locus Anc_5.670), whose amino-acid sequence MDSDLGGNNVWDDNPSSPKGNILSKSIFNIQADNGGIRDEQKASSPWEDDIDKAFNEEPKRDSYHLGTGSSAVTYNSGDDDVNDFQIQNELAHTMKSIMLSNDGVNGNNEQDGMRNILGHVHYENERQDKSDNENPFIGESNSTDQLDITILKEKKNELFNSLTKDVDSHPFLRDSIENEQDNSKVESFFEDLPKENGDGKDDSALNNLLTLSSGVDAKDEATNSKTKSTKYQGVVSPNRKINILRPRRVTKTILKSDSGVVKNESTDMDPLFVPLLNVQSDKSTKGDVPLDSPTSRKQKLINESEALLFNIKKDKDMLGQNTLSKASSSSSSIISNGIAPTIEDTNPSGETFEITVGDPIKVGELTNAHVVYTITTRTSCELFNMEETVVTRRYSDFLWLYHQLLNNHPGYIIPPPPEKQVYGRFDDKFIENRRQALENMLIKVARRKIFQRDVDFVLFLQSENFAEQSKEHEAVVHHDNDISNDSLNTMAQMLNVVPSLGINEAATSSGFFSTLIGLNIPKYVEEDPIILERQAYVESLDTQLRHLTSSLDMILEKRDDLTASLNEVTAVIQHMCDLEVNSEITEILSNFEELETKIKELLDRANLSQVLTFGSTIDEYVRLLGSVRNCFENRLKICNSIATLKQHQEKKEHSLAKFRAKNQSQPDKIKKMEEDMDNFNKILERQVHFKEKFDETFKSELKTFEFRKVKDFKDMIEIYWESLIENQKLLIELWESFYEKCKFDTFEK is encoded by the coding sequence ATGGATTCCGATTTAGGTGGCAATAACGTTTGGGATGATAATCCCTCCTCCCCAAAGGGAAACATCCTCTCAAAATCTATCTTCAACATTCAGGCAGACAATGGTGGTATCAGGGATGAACAAAAAGCCTCTTCTCCCTGggaagatgatattgacAAGGCATTCAACGAAGAACCCAAAAGAGATTCTTATCATCTTGGTACGGGGTCTTCCGCAGTAACGTATAATTCTGGTGACGATGATGTTAATgactttcaaattcaaaatgaaCTTGCACatacaatgaaatcaataatgCTAAGTAACGATGGTGTTAATGGGAATAATGAACAAGATGGTATGCGTAATATCCTGGGTCATGTTCATTACGAAAATGAAAGACAAGATAAATCtgataatgaaaatccaTTTATTGGAGAAAGCAATAGTACTGATCAACTAGATATAACTATCCttaaggaaaagaagaatgaaTTGTTTAACTCATTGACAAAAGATGTGGATTCTCATCCATTTTTGAGAGATTCGATAGAAAACGAGCAGGACAATTCTAAAGTTGAAAGTTTTTTTGAGGATTTACCAAAAGAGAACGGAGATGGTAAAGATGACTCTGCTCTAAATAATTTGTTAACACTTTCGAGCGGTGTGGATGCTAAGGATGAAGCTACAAATTCCAAAACTAAGTCTACAAAATACCAGGGAGTAGTGTCCCCAAATCGAAAGATAAACATTTTGCGCCCTAGGAGAGTAACCAAGACTATTTTGAAGTCGGATTCGGGAGTCGTGAAGAACGAGTCGACAGATATGGATCCCTTATTTGTACCTTTGTTAAACGTTCAAAGTGATAAAAGTACAAAGGGAGATGTACCGTTAGATTCTCCAACGAGTAGGAAACAGAAACTCATTAACGAATCCGAGGCTCTCCTTTTCAACATAAAGAAAGACAAGGATATGCTTGGTCAGAACACTTTATCAAAAGCATCATCGAGCAGTTCATCTATAATATCTAACGGGATTGCCCCTACAATAGAGGATACAAACCCCTCTGGTGAAACCTTTGAAATCACTGTAGGTGATCCCATTAAAGTTGGTGAATTAACAAACGCACATGTGGTGTACACCATTACTACGAGAACTTCTTGTGAATTATTTAATATGGAAGAAACCGTTGTGACTAGGAGATACAGTGACTTTTTGTGGTTGTACCACCAGCTTCTGAACAACCATCCAGGATATATTATTCCGCCTCCTCCTGAAAAACAAGTTTATGGACGTTTTGACGataaatttattgaaaacagaagacAGGCTTTGGAAAACATGTTGATAAAAGTTGCCAGAAGAAAGATATTCCAAAGAGACGTGGACTTTGTACTGTTCTTGCAATCAGAAAACTTTGCAGAACAATCAAAAGAACATGAGGCTGTTGTTCACCATGATAATGATATCTCAAATGATTCTCTGAATACAATGGCGCAAATGTTAAATGTTGTTCCTAGTTTGGGTATAAATGAAGCAGCCACAAGTAGTGGATTCTTCAGCACATTAATCGGGCTTAATATTCCCAAGTATGTGGAGGAAGACCCAATTATATTAGAAAGACAAGCATATGTCGAAAGTTTGGATACCCAATTACGGCATTTAACTTCCAGTTTAGACATGATTCTGGAAAAACGTGATGATTTGACGGCATCCTTGAATGAGGTCACGGCAGTAATACAGCATATGTGCGATTTGGAAGTCAATTCTGAGATTACAGAAATCTTGAgtaattttgaagaattggaaaccAAGATTAAGGAGCTGTTAGATCGGGCAAATTTGTCGCAAGTGCTGACCTTTGGCTCAACAATCGATGAATACGTTAGACTTTTGGGATCGGTTAGAAACTGTTTTGAGAATCGGTTGAAAATATGTAATAGTATTGCCACTTTGAAACAGcatcaagagaaaaaagaacatAGCTTAGCAAAATTCAGAGCAAAAAACCAAAGCCAGCCTGACAAGattaaaaaaatggaagaagatatggataatttcaacaaaattttAGAGAGACAGGTacatttcaaagaaaagtttgatgaaactTTCAAGAGTGAATTGAAGACGTTCGAGTTTCGTAAAGTCAAGGATTTTAAGGATATGATTGAAATTTACTGGGAAAGTCTAATCGAGAATCAAAAATTACTTATTGAACTATGGGAGTCATTCTATGAAAAATGTAAGTTTGACACTTTCGAGAAATAA